From the Accumulibacter sp. genome, one window contains:
- a CDS encoding adenylate/guanylate cyclase domain-containing protein, whose product MKARSPKTSATPEPRSASVPEPVTATVLFADICGSSRLFEEYGDWQARQIETQVLDTLMAKTGEFDGTVIKTIGDEIMCRFPDAERAVTAACEMHRALRDDLSLLDFNIAVKIGLQHGPLLVEPDDLFGDAVNVAARMVSLARADQIITTLDTIRCLPDELQQMTRSLGLSRVRGRQREEEIVEIMWQEPDTVTQLIGPGQQKERHQLLSTRLILTHRGTRFELRDDSPPFTIGRGDRNILVVDEDQVSRNHADVYFRQGKFILVDGSTNGTYLRLDNGARFFVQREEFVLHEQGEISLGEAVRDGDPGLIRFQCLLN is encoded by the coding sequence ATGAAAGCGCGCAGCCCGAAGACTTCCGCGACGCCCGAGCCCCGCTCGGCATCCGTGCCGGAGCCGGTGACCGCGACGGTTCTCTTTGCCGACATCTGCGGCAGCAGCCGGCTGTTCGAGGAATACGGCGACTGGCAGGCACGCCAGATCGAGACTCAGGTGCTCGACACCCTGATGGCGAAAACCGGCGAGTTCGACGGGACGGTCATCAAGACCATCGGCGACGAGATCATGTGCCGCTTCCCGGACGCGGAACGTGCCGTCACCGCTGCCTGCGAGATGCACCGCGCACTGCGCGACGATCTCTCGCTGCTCGACTTCAATATCGCCGTCAAGATCGGGCTGCAGCACGGACCGCTGCTCGTCGAGCCGGACGACCTCTTCGGCGACGCGGTGAACGTCGCCGCACGCATGGTCTCGCTGGCCAGGGCTGACCAGATCATCACCACCCTCGACACCATCCGTTGTCTGCCCGATGAATTGCAGCAGATGACGCGCAGCCTCGGTCTGTCCCGCGTCCGCGGCCGCCAGCGCGAGGAGGAGATCGTCGAGATCATGTGGCAGGAACCCGACACCGTCACGCAGCTCATCGGCCCGGGGCAGCAGAAGGAGCGACACCAGCTGCTGAGCACCCGGCTCATTCTCACGCACCGCGGTACCCGCTTTGAGCTGCGCGATGACTCCCCTCCCTTCACCATCGGCCGCGGGGACCGGAACATCCTCGTCGTGGACGAGGACCAGGTCTCGCGCAACCACGCCGACGTCTATTTTCGTCAGGGCAAGTTCATCCTCGTCGACGGCAGCACGAACGGCACCTACCTGCGCCTCGACAACGGCGCCCGCTTCTTCGTTCAGCGCGAGGAGTTCGTTCTGCATGAACAGGGGGAGATCTCCCTCGGCGAAGCCGTACGCGATGGCGACCCCGGCCTGATCCGCTTCCAGTGCCTTCTCAACTGA
- the dksA gene encoding RNA polymerase-binding protein DksA, with protein sequence MDESTAQASELTEAMLLAAPDDQYMSAEQIAFFRRRLLAEEQSLLSAVKETAGHLQEAEISSDWNDRASAEEEHTLELRVRDRERKLLRKIRDALKRIEEGNYGWCEETGEPIGIARLLARPTAALCLEAQERREQYKRRFG encoded by the coding sequence ATGGACGAGTCGACAGCGCAAGCGAGCGAACTGACCGAGGCAATGCTGCTGGCAGCGCCGGACGACCAGTACATGTCGGCGGAGCAGATCGCCTTCTTCCGCCGCCGGCTGCTTGCCGAAGAGCAGTCGCTGCTGTCGGCGGTCAAGGAGACGGCCGGTCACCTGCAGGAAGCCGAGATCAGTTCGGACTGGAACGACCGCGCCAGCGCCGAGGAAGAGCACACGCTCGAACTCCGGGTCAGGGACCGCGAGCGGAAACTGTTGCGCAAGATACGCGACGCACTCAAGCGTATCGAAGAGGGCAACTACGGTTGGTGCGAGGAGACCGGCGAACCGATCGGCATCGCCCGCCTGCTGGCCCGGCCAACAGCGGCGTTGTGCCTCGAGGCGCAGGAACGTCGCGAGCAGTACAAGCGCCGCTTCGGCTGA
- the lolA gene encoding outer membrane lipoprotein chaperone LolA: protein MNWRQPLCLALCALAATGTAHAAAIDKLQQFLDTTRTLRADFAQTVVARNGRLPQKSSGVMMFWRPDKFRWQIDKPYNQLVVGDGTKISIHDPDLRQVTVRKAGAALGGTPASLLAGERTIDRDFSLREAGERDGLEWLEATPKVADSGFEKVRVGFAGNELRAMELLDNLGQTTTLLFSRVEINPRLAPSLFRFTPPPNTDVIGD, encoded by the coding sequence ATGAACTGGCGCCAGCCGCTCTGCCTGGCGCTCTGCGCCCTGGCCGCAACCGGCACGGCGCATGCCGCAGCGATCGACAAGTTGCAACAGTTCCTCGACACGACGCGAACGCTGCGCGCCGATTTCGCGCAGACCGTCGTCGCCCGCAACGGTCGGCTGCCGCAGAAATCGAGCGGTGTCATGATGTTCTGGCGGCCGGACAAGTTCCGCTGGCAGATCGACAAGCCCTACAACCAGTTGGTCGTCGGCGATGGCACGAAGATCTCGATCCATGACCCGGACCTGCGTCAGGTCACCGTCCGCAAGGCCGGCGCCGCGCTCGGCGGAACACCCGCCTCGCTGCTCGCGGGCGAGCGCACGATCGACCGCGACTTCAGTCTCCGCGAAGCGGGGGAACGCGACGGGCTCGAGTGGCTGGAGGCCACCCCCAAGGTCGCCGACAGCGGCTTCGAGAAGGTCCGCGTCGGCTTCGCCGGCAACGAACTGCGCGCCATGGAGCTGCTCGACAACCTCGGCCAGACGACGACGTTGCTCTTCTCACGCGTCGAGATCAACCCCCGCCTGGCGCCGTCGCTGTTCCGCTTCACGCCACCGCCGAATACGGACGTGATTGGCGACTGA